The following coding sequences lie in one Pseudoxanthomonas sp. SE1 genomic window:
- a CDS encoding asparaginase domain-containing protein, with amino-acid sequence MDELLIVTTGGTIDKIYFDDKSDYQIGDPQIGMILRELGVTFRFTVIPILRKDSLHITDEDRELIRATIAAQPTKHVLVTHGTDSMVQTGHVLASIPDKTIVMTGALSPARFRGSDAEFNIGCAIGAVQSLPAGVYIAMNGRIWDPAKVRKNVAANRFEAV; translated from the coding sequence ATGGACGAGCTGCTGATCGTCACCACCGGTGGCACGATCGACAAGATCTACTTCGACGACAAGTCCGACTACCAGATCGGCGACCCGCAGATCGGCATGATCCTGCGCGAGCTGGGCGTGACGTTCCGCTTCACCGTCATCCCGATCCTGCGCAAGGATTCGCTGCACATCACCGACGAGGACCGCGAGCTGATCCGCGCGACCATCGCCGCGCAGCCGACGAAGCATGTGCTGGTCACGCACGGCACCGACAGCATGGTGCAGACGGGCCATGTGCTGGCCTCCATCCCGGACAAGACCATCGTGATGACCGGCGCCCTCAGCCCGGCCCGCTTCCGCGGCTCGGACGCGGAGTTCAACATCGGCTGCGCGATCGGCGCGGTGCAGTCGCTGCCGGCAGGCGTGTACATCGCCATGAACGGGCGGATCTGGGATCCGGCGAAGGTGCGGAAGAACGTGGCAGCGAATCGGTTCGAGGCGGTTTGA
- a CDS encoding GNAT family N-acetyltransferase — MKTDWRFEESEQRRHYVIEPWLDGRRVGRAHGWFEPGESFVLEKIEIDSRQRSRGYGSTVIEQLRQKARDKGCRELVINNVRSSNHRAISLYEAMGAKAVPLSASLCAFVISPP, encoded by the coding sequence ATGAAAACAGACTGGCGCTTCGAAGAGAGCGAGCAGCGGCGGCACTATGTCATTGAGCCGTGGCTCGATGGTCGCCGGGTAGGTCGTGCTCATGGCTGGTTCGAGCCCGGAGAGAGCTTTGTGCTGGAGAAGATCGAGATTGATTCACGGCAGCGCTCACGTGGCTATGGAAGTACGGTGATTGAGCAGCTGCGGCAGAAGGCGCGTGACAAGGGGTGCCGCGAGCTTGTGATCAACAATGTGCGTTCGAGTAACCACAGGGCTATCTCGCTGTATGAGGCCATGGGTGCGAAGGCCGTCCCGCTGTCGGCAAGCCTCTGCGCATTTGTCATTTCACCGCCATAG
- a CDS encoding DUF4287 domain-containing protein: MTTNEKVKGPASYFPSIEKQYGKPVEHWFKVLDAVSDRKHMEQVALLKAEHKMGHGHANALVAYHKAKRGG, from the coding sequence ATGACGACGAACGAGAAGGTGAAAGGCCCGGCTTCCTACTTCCCCTCGATAGAGAAGCAGTACGGCAAGCCGGTGGAGCACTGGTTCAAGGTGCTGGATGCCGTCAGCGACCGGAAGCACATGGAGCAGGTGGCCCTGCTGAAGGCGGAACACAAGATGGGCCACGGGCATGCGAATGCGCTGGTGGCGTACCACAAGGCGAAGCGTGGGGGTTAG
- a CDS encoding alpha/beta hydrolase, whose translation MFKLIPALLAAALAATLSPAAQARDAASGHHDPIKNVVLVHGAFADGAGWRPVYDDLTARGYRVSIVQNPLTSLADDVQATRRVLDRQDGPAILVGHSWGGTVITEAGVHDKVAGLVYVSALAPDAGETTAQQYTGFAPTPEFVIDTSSDGFGFIRADKFKAGFAHDTTDVDAAFLRDSQVPINMSAFGTVLTNAAWRSKPSWAVIATEDKAFDQAMLIHMAERINARITKVSASHAVFMTQPKVVADTIDSAARQADQAAE comes from the coding sequence ATGTTCAAGCTGATCCCTGCCTTGCTCGCCGCCGCCCTGGCGGCCACCCTGTCTCCCGCTGCGCAGGCGCGCGATGCTGCGTCTGGTCACCACGATCCGATCAAGAACGTCGTCCTGGTGCACGGCGCCTTCGCTGACGGTGCCGGCTGGCGCCCGGTCTACGACGACCTGACCGCGCGCGGTTACCGCGTCTCGATCGTGCAGAACCCGCTGACCTCGCTCGCCGACGACGTGCAGGCCACCCGCCGCGTGCTGGACCGCCAGGACGGGCCTGCCATCCTGGTCGGCCATTCATGGGGTGGCACGGTCATCACCGAAGCCGGCGTGCACGACAAGGTGGCCGGCCTGGTCTACGTGTCCGCGCTGGCGCCGGACGCCGGCGAAACCACGGCCCAGCAGTACACGGGCTTCGCGCCCACACCGGAGTTCGTGATCGACACCTCCAGCGACGGGTTCGGCTTCATCCGTGCGGATAAGTTCAAGGCGGGCTTCGCCCACGACACCACCGATGTCGATGCGGCCTTCCTGCGCGATTCGCAGGTGCCCATCAACATGTCCGCGTTCGGCACCGTGCTGACAAACGCGGCGTGGCGCAGCAAACCCAGCTGGGCCGTGATCGCCACCGAAGACAAGGCCTTCGACCAGGCCATGCTGATCCACATGGCCGAGCGCATCAACGCGCGCATCACCAAGGTGTCCGCCAGCCACGCCGTCTTCATGACGCAGCCCAAGGTGGTCGCCGACACGATCGATAGTGCGGCACGGCAAGCGGACCAAGCCGCCGAGTAA